In Struthio camelus isolate bStrCam1 chromosome 22, bStrCam1.hap1, whole genome shotgun sequence, one DNA window encodes the following:
- the ALG9 gene encoding alpha-1,2-mannosyltransferase ALG9 isoform X5, with amino-acid sequence MAAKGARQRPRAGGGGGGEAARPRAEAAGAEEARAEPSGNKAGQVWAPEGSTAFKCLISARFCAALLSNISDCDETFNYWEPTHYLVYGKGFQTWEYSPAYAIRSYAYLWLHALPALFHAKVLQTNKVLIFYFLRCLLAFLSCICELYFYKAVCKKFGLHVSRLMLAFLVLSTGMFCSSAAFLPSSFCMYTTMIAMTGWYMDKTSVAVLGVAAGALVGWPFSAALGLPIAFDLLILKRRWKSFLNWCVVSLIMFLVPLVIVDSYYYGKLVVAPLNIVLYNVFTSHGPDLYGTEPCSFYFINGFLNFNVAFILALLVLPLTCFMECLLQKFHVQNLGRPYWLTLAPMYIWIMIFFSQPHKEERFLFPIYPLICLCGAVALSALQKCYHFIFQRYRLEHYTVSSNWLALGTVFLFGLLSLSRSVALFRGYHGPLDLYPEFHRIATDPTIHTVPEGRPVNVCVGKEWYRFPSSFLLPDNWQLQFILSEFRGQLPKPFAKGPMATRIIPTDMNDQNREEPSRYIDISKCHYLVDLDTAAETPREPKYSSNKEEWITIAYKPFLDASRSSKLLRAFYIPLLSEQHTWYANYTILKSRRVKQIRKKMGG; translated from the exons ATGGCGGCCAAGggggcccggcagcggccgcgggcaggcggcggcggcggcggggaggcggcccggccgcgggcggaggcggcgggcgcggaggagGCCCGGGCGGA ACCATCTGGGAACAAAGCAGGACAAGTCTGGGCCCCCGAAGGATCTACAGCTTTCAAGTGTCTCATCTCAGCCAGGTTCTGTGCTGCTCTCTTGAGCAACATCTCGGATTGTGATGAGACATTTAACTACTGGGAACCG ACACACTACCTCGTTTATGGGAAGGGGTTCCAGACGTGGGAATACTCTCCAGCCTATGCCATCCGATCCTATGCTTACTTGTGGCTTCATGCCTTACCAGCCTTGTTCCATGCTAAAGTTCTGCAAACTAATAAG GTTCTTATCTTCTATTTCCTCCGATGCCTCCTGGCCTTCCTGAGCTGCATTTGTGAACTCTACTTCTATAA GGCCGTGTGCAAGAAATTTGGGCTGCATGTGAGTCGGCTGATGTTGGCCTTCTTAGTTCTCAGCACTGGCATGTTTTGCTCATCTGCAG CTTTCCTCCCAAGCAGTTTCTGCATGTACACCACAATGATTGCCATGACTGGCTGGTACATGGATAAGACCTCTGTAGCTGTGTTgggggtggctgctggagcccttGTTGGCTGGCCCTTCAGTGCAGCTCTTGG GCTTCCTATTGCCTTCGACTTGTTAATACTGAAGCGGAGGTGGAAAAGCTTCTTAAACTGGTGTGTGGTATCGTTGATCATGTTTCTG GTGCCCTTGGTAATTGTGGACAGCTATTACTATGGGAAGCTGGTAGTTGCACCTCTCAACATTGTTTTATACAACGTCTTCACTTCTCATGGGCCTGATCTCTATG GTACTGAACCCTGCTCCTTCTATTTCATCAATGGCTTTCTGAATTTCAACGTGGCATTTATTTTGGCTCTGCTTGTCCTGCCGCTGACTTGCTTCATGGAGTGTCTGCTCCAGAAATTTCATG ttcagaaTCTGGGCCGTCCCTACTGGCTGACACTAGCTCCTATGTACATTTGGATCATGATTTTCTTCAGTCAGCCCCACAAAGAGGAGAGGTTTCTCTTTCCTATCTATCCTCTCATCTGTCTTTGTGGTGCTGTGGCGCTCTCTGCTCTTCAG aAGTGTTACCACTTCATATTCCAGCGCTACCGCCTGGAACACTACACAGTCTCCTCCAACTGGTTGGCTCTGGGGACTGTCTTTCTCTTTGGCCTGTTGTCATTGTCGCGCTCTGTTGCCTTATTCAGAG GCTACCATGGGCCTCTGGACTTATACCCAGAATTTCACAGGATTGCAACTGACCCAACTATTCACACTGTGCCAGAGGGGAGGCCAGTTAATGTCTGTGTGGGAAAGGAGTGGTACAGATTTCCAAGCAGCTTTCTTCTGCCAGATAA TTGGCAGCTCCAGTTCATCCTGTCAGAATTCAGGGGCCAGTTACCGAAACCATTTGCCAAGGGACCAATGGCAACGCGGATCATTCCCACGGACATGAACGACCAAAACAGGGAAGAGCCATCGCGATAT attgACATTTCCAAATGCCATTATCTGGTGGACTTGGATACAGCAGCTGAAACCCCAAGGGAGCCAAAGTATTCCTCCAACAAAGAAGAGTGGATCACCATTGCCTACAAGCCATTCCTAGATGCGTCCAG GTCCTCAAAGCTGCTGCGTGCGTTCTACATCCCTCTCCTGTCAGAACAGCACACATGGTATGCAAACTATACTATTCTGAAATCCCGGAGGGTGaagcaaatcaggaaaaaaatgggagGCTAG
- the ALG9 gene encoding alpha-1,2-mannosyltransferase ALG9 isoform X2, protein MAAKGARQRPRAGGGGGGEAARPRAEAAGAEEARADRPSGNKAGQVWAPEGSTAFKCLISARFCAALLSNISDCDETFNYWEPTHYLVYGKGFQTWEYSPAYAIRSYAYLWLHALPALFHAKVLQTNKVLIFYFLRCLLAFLSCICELYFYKAVCKKFGLHVSRLMLAFLVLSTGMFCSSAAFLPSSFCMYTTMIAMTGWYMDKTSVAVLGVAAGALVGWPFSAALGLPIAFDLLILKRRWKSFLNWCVVSLIMFLVPLVIVDSYYYGKLVVAPLNIVLYNVFTSHGPDLYGTEPCSFYFINGFLNFNVAFILALLVLPLTCFMECLLQKFHVQNLGRPYWLTLAPMYIWIMIFFSQPHKEERFLFPIYPLICLCGAVALSALQKCYHFIFQRYRLEHYTVSSNWLALGTVFLFGLLSLSRSVALFRGYHGPLDLYPEFHRIATDPTIHTVPEGRPVNVCVGKEWYRFPSSFLLPDNWQLQFILSEFRGQLPKPFAKGPMATRIIPTDMNDQNREEPSRYIDISKCHYLVDLDTAAETPREPKYSSNKEEWITIAYKPFLDASSLPGDVSCKVRWCMRYLLSHDPTLLCQAAWHQCPQSCCVRSTSLSCQNSTHGMQTILF, encoded by the exons ATGGCGGCCAAGggggcccggcagcggccgcgggcaggcggcggcggcggcggggaggcggcccggccgcgggcggaggcggcgggcgcggaggagGCCCGGGCGGA TAGACCATCTGGGAACAAAGCAGGACAAGTCTGGGCCCCCGAAGGATCTACAGCTTTCAAGTGTCTCATCTCAGCCAGGTTCTGTGCTGCTCTCTTGAGCAACATCTCGGATTGTGATGAGACATTTAACTACTGGGAACCG ACACACTACCTCGTTTATGGGAAGGGGTTCCAGACGTGGGAATACTCTCCAGCCTATGCCATCCGATCCTATGCTTACTTGTGGCTTCATGCCTTACCAGCCTTGTTCCATGCTAAAGTTCTGCAAACTAATAAG GTTCTTATCTTCTATTTCCTCCGATGCCTCCTGGCCTTCCTGAGCTGCATTTGTGAACTCTACTTCTATAA GGCCGTGTGCAAGAAATTTGGGCTGCATGTGAGTCGGCTGATGTTGGCCTTCTTAGTTCTCAGCACTGGCATGTTTTGCTCATCTGCAG CTTTCCTCCCAAGCAGTTTCTGCATGTACACCACAATGATTGCCATGACTGGCTGGTACATGGATAAGACCTCTGTAGCTGTGTTgggggtggctgctggagcccttGTTGGCTGGCCCTTCAGTGCAGCTCTTGG GCTTCCTATTGCCTTCGACTTGTTAATACTGAAGCGGAGGTGGAAAAGCTTCTTAAACTGGTGTGTGGTATCGTTGATCATGTTTCTG GTGCCCTTGGTAATTGTGGACAGCTATTACTATGGGAAGCTGGTAGTTGCACCTCTCAACATTGTTTTATACAACGTCTTCACTTCTCATGGGCCTGATCTCTATG GTACTGAACCCTGCTCCTTCTATTTCATCAATGGCTTTCTGAATTTCAACGTGGCATTTATTTTGGCTCTGCTTGTCCTGCCGCTGACTTGCTTCATGGAGTGTCTGCTCCAGAAATTTCATG ttcagaaTCTGGGCCGTCCCTACTGGCTGACACTAGCTCCTATGTACATTTGGATCATGATTTTCTTCAGTCAGCCCCACAAAGAGGAGAGGTTTCTCTTTCCTATCTATCCTCTCATCTGTCTTTGTGGTGCTGTGGCGCTCTCTGCTCTTCAG aAGTGTTACCACTTCATATTCCAGCGCTACCGCCTGGAACACTACACAGTCTCCTCCAACTGGTTGGCTCTGGGGACTGTCTTTCTCTTTGGCCTGTTGTCATTGTCGCGCTCTGTTGCCTTATTCAGAG GCTACCATGGGCCTCTGGACTTATACCCAGAATTTCACAGGATTGCAACTGACCCAACTATTCACACTGTGCCAGAGGGGAGGCCAGTTAATGTCTGTGTGGGAAAGGAGTGGTACAGATTTCCAAGCAGCTTTCTTCTGCCAGATAA TTGGCAGCTCCAGTTCATCCTGTCAGAATTCAGGGGCCAGTTACCGAAACCATTTGCCAAGGGACCAATGGCAACGCGGATCATTCCCACGGACATGAACGACCAAAACAGGGAAGAGCCATCGCGATAT attgACATTTCCAAATGCCATTATCTGGTGGACTTGGATACAGCAGCTGAAACCCCAAGGGAGCCAAAGTATTCCTCCAACAAAGAAGAGTGGATCACCATTGCCTACAAGCCATTCCTAGATGCGTCCAG CTTGCCTGGGGATGTTTCCTGTAAGGTGCGCTGGTGTATGAGATACCTTCTCAGTCATGACCCCactctgctctgccaggctgcatGGCATCAAT GTCCTCAAAGCTGCTGCGTGCGTTCTACATCCCTCTCCTGTCAGAACAGCACACATGGTATGCAAACTATACTATTCTGA
- the ALG9 gene encoding alpha-1,2-mannosyltransferase ALG9 isoform X3 encodes MAAKGARQRPRAGGGGGGEAARPRAEAAGAEEARADRPSGNKAGQVWAPEGSTAFKCLISARFCAALLSNISDCDETFNYWEPTHYLVYGKGFQTWEYSPAYAIRSYAYLWLHALPALFHAKVLQTNKVLIFYFLRCLLAFLSCICELYFYKAVCKKFGLHVSRLMLAFLVLSTGMFCSSAAFLPSSFCMYTTMIAMTGWYMDKTSVAVLGVAAGALVGWPFSAALGLPIAFDLLILKRRWKSFLNWCVVSLIMFLVPLVIVDSYYYGKLVVAPLNIVLYNVFTSHGPDLYGTEPCSFYFINGFLNFNVAFILALLVLPLTCFMECLLQKFHVQNLGRPYWLTLAPMYIWIMIFFSQPHKEERFLFPIYPLICLCGAVALSALQKCYHFIFQRYRLEHYTVSSNWLALGTVFLFGLLSLSRSVALFRGYHGPLDLYPEFHRIATDPTIHTVPEGRPVNVCVGKEWYRFPSSFLLPDNWQLQFILSEFRGQLPKPFAKGPMATRIIPTDMNDQNREEPSRYIDISKCHYLVDLDTAAETPREPKYSSNKEEWITIAYKPFLDASRSSKLLRAFYIPLLSEQHTWYANYTILKSRRVKQIRKKMGG; translated from the exons ATGGCGGCCAAGggggcccggcagcggccgcgggcaggcggcggcggcggcggggaggcggcccggccgcgggcggaggcggcgggcgcggaggagGCCCGGGCGGA TAGACCATCTGGGAACAAAGCAGGACAAGTCTGGGCCCCCGAAGGATCTACAGCTTTCAAGTGTCTCATCTCAGCCAGGTTCTGTGCTGCTCTCTTGAGCAACATCTCGGATTGTGATGAGACATTTAACTACTGGGAACCG ACACACTACCTCGTTTATGGGAAGGGGTTCCAGACGTGGGAATACTCTCCAGCCTATGCCATCCGATCCTATGCTTACTTGTGGCTTCATGCCTTACCAGCCTTGTTCCATGCTAAAGTTCTGCAAACTAATAAG GTTCTTATCTTCTATTTCCTCCGATGCCTCCTGGCCTTCCTGAGCTGCATTTGTGAACTCTACTTCTATAA GGCCGTGTGCAAGAAATTTGGGCTGCATGTGAGTCGGCTGATGTTGGCCTTCTTAGTTCTCAGCACTGGCATGTTTTGCTCATCTGCAG CTTTCCTCCCAAGCAGTTTCTGCATGTACACCACAATGATTGCCATGACTGGCTGGTACATGGATAAGACCTCTGTAGCTGTGTTgggggtggctgctggagcccttGTTGGCTGGCCCTTCAGTGCAGCTCTTGG GCTTCCTATTGCCTTCGACTTGTTAATACTGAAGCGGAGGTGGAAAAGCTTCTTAAACTGGTGTGTGGTATCGTTGATCATGTTTCTG GTGCCCTTGGTAATTGTGGACAGCTATTACTATGGGAAGCTGGTAGTTGCACCTCTCAACATTGTTTTATACAACGTCTTCACTTCTCATGGGCCTGATCTCTATG GTACTGAACCCTGCTCCTTCTATTTCATCAATGGCTTTCTGAATTTCAACGTGGCATTTATTTTGGCTCTGCTTGTCCTGCCGCTGACTTGCTTCATGGAGTGTCTGCTCCAGAAATTTCATG ttcagaaTCTGGGCCGTCCCTACTGGCTGACACTAGCTCCTATGTACATTTGGATCATGATTTTCTTCAGTCAGCCCCACAAAGAGGAGAGGTTTCTCTTTCCTATCTATCCTCTCATCTGTCTTTGTGGTGCTGTGGCGCTCTCTGCTCTTCAG aAGTGTTACCACTTCATATTCCAGCGCTACCGCCTGGAACACTACACAGTCTCCTCCAACTGGTTGGCTCTGGGGACTGTCTTTCTCTTTGGCCTGTTGTCATTGTCGCGCTCTGTTGCCTTATTCAGAG GCTACCATGGGCCTCTGGACTTATACCCAGAATTTCACAGGATTGCAACTGACCCAACTATTCACACTGTGCCAGAGGGGAGGCCAGTTAATGTCTGTGTGGGAAAGGAGTGGTACAGATTTCCAAGCAGCTTTCTTCTGCCAGATAA TTGGCAGCTCCAGTTCATCCTGTCAGAATTCAGGGGCCAGTTACCGAAACCATTTGCCAAGGGACCAATGGCAACGCGGATCATTCCCACGGACATGAACGACCAAAACAGGGAAGAGCCATCGCGATAT attgACATTTCCAAATGCCATTATCTGGTGGACTTGGATACAGCAGCTGAAACCCCAAGGGAGCCAAAGTATTCCTCCAACAAAGAAGAGTGGATCACCATTGCCTACAAGCCATTCCTAGATGCGTCCAG GTCCTCAAAGCTGCTGCGTGCGTTCTACATCCCTCTCCTGTCAGAACAGCACACATGGTATGCAAACTATACTATTCTGAAATCCCGGAGGGTGaagcaaatcaggaaaaaaatgggagGCTAG
- the ALG9 gene encoding alpha-1,2-mannosyltransferase ALG9 isoform X4, translating to MLAFLVLSTGMFCSSAAFLPSSFCMYTTMIAMTGWYMDKTSVAVLGVAAGALVGWPFSAALGLPIAFDLLILKRRWKSFLNWCVVSLIMFLVPLVIVDSYYYGKLVVAPLNIVLYNVFTSHGPDLYGTEPCSFYFINGFLNFNVAFILALLVLPLTCFMECLLQKFHVQNLGRPYWLTLAPMYIWIMIFFSQPHKEERFLFPIYPLICLCGAVALSALQKCYHFIFQRYRLEHYTVSSNWLALGTVFLFGLLSLSRSVALFRGYHGPLDLYPEFHRIATDPTIHTVPEGRPVNVCVGKEWYRFPSSFLLPDNWQLQFILSEFRGQLPKPFAKGPMATRIIPTDMNDQNREEPSRYIDISKCHYLVDLDTAAETPREPKYSSNKEEWITIAYKPFLDASRSSKLLRAFYIPLLSEQHTWYANYTILKSRRVKQIRKKMGG from the exons ATGTTGGCCTTCTTAGTTCTCAGCACTGGCATGTTTTGCTCATCTGCAG CTTTCCTCCCAAGCAGTTTCTGCATGTACACCACAATGATTGCCATGACTGGCTGGTACATGGATAAGACCTCTGTAGCTGTGTTgggggtggctgctggagcccttGTTGGCTGGCCCTTCAGTGCAGCTCTTGG GCTTCCTATTGCCTTCGACTTGTTAATACTGAAGCGGAGGTGGAAAAGCTTCTTAAACTGGTGTGTGGTATCGTTGATCATGTTTCTG GTGCCCTTGGTAATTGTGGACAGCTATTACTATGGGAAGCTGGTAGTTGCACCTCTCAACATTGTTTTATACAACGTCTTCACTTCTCATGGGCCTGATCTCTATG GTACTGAACCCTGCTCCTTCTATTTCATCAATGGCTTTCTGAATTTCAACGTGGCATTTATTTTGGCTCTGCTTGTCCTGCCGCTGACTTGCTTCATGGAGTGTCTGCTCCAGAAATTTCATG ttcagaaTCTGGGCCGTCCCTACTGGCTGACACTAGCTCCTATGTACATTTGGATCATGATTTTCTTCAGTCAGCCCCACAAAGAGGAGAGGTTTCTCTTTCCTATCTATCCTCTCATCTGTCTTTGTGGTGCTGTGGCGCTCTCTGCTCTTCAG aAGTGTTACCACTTCATATTCCAGCGCTACCGCCTGGAACACTACACAGTCTCCTCCAACTGGTTGGCTCTGGGGACTGTCTTTCTCTTTGGCCTGTTGTCATTGTCGCGCTCTGTTGCCTTATTCAGAG GCTACCATGGGCCTCTGGACTTATACCCAGAATTTCACAGGATTGCAACTGACCCAACTATTCACACTGTGCCAGAGGGGAGGCCAGTTAATGTCTGTGTGGGAAAGGAGTGGTACAGATTTCCAAGCAGCTTTCTTCTGCCAGATAA TTGGCAGCTCCAGTTCATCCTGTCAGAATTCAGGGGCCAGTTACCGAAACCATTTGCCAAGGGACCAATGGCAACGCGGATCATTCCCACGGACATGAACGACCAAAACAGGGAAGAGCCATCGCGATAT attgACATTTCCAAATGCCATTATCTGGTGGACTTGGATACAGCAGCTGAAACCCCAAGGGAGCCAAAGTATTCCTCCAACAAAGAAGAGTGGATCACCATTGCCTACAAGCCATTCCTAGATGCGTCCAG GTCCTCAAAGCTGCTGCGTGCGTTCTACATCCCTCTCCTGTCAGAACAGCACACATGGTATGCAAACTATACTATTCTGAAATCCCGGAGGGTGaagcaaatcaggaaaaaaatgggagGCTAG